One Buteo buteo chromosome 4, bButBut1.hap1.1, whole genome shotgun sequence DNA segment encodes these proteins:
- the SLC25A16 gene encoding solute carrier family 25 member 16 isoform X1, with product MASPAAAGPGAALPPGATRRDFYWLRSFIAGGVAGCCAKTTTAPLDRVKILLQAHNHHYKHLGVFSTLCAVPKKEGYLGLYKGNGAMMIRIFPYGAIQFMAFDQYKKVIKKQLGISGHVHRLMAGSMAGITAVICTYPLDMVRVRLAFQVKGEHKYMGIIHAFKMIYTKEGGFSGFYRGLMPTVVGMAPYAGFSFFTFGTLKSIGLAQAPNLLGRPSLDNPDVLVLKTHVNLLCGGIAGAIAQTISYPLDVTRRRMQLGAVLPDSEKCLTMVQTLKYVYQQHGIRRGLYRGLSLNYIRCIPSQAVAFTTYELMKQFLHLN from the exons ATGGCttccccggcggcggcggggcccggcgccGCGCTGCCCCCGGGCGCGACCCGGCGCGATTTCTACTGGCTGCGTTCCTTCATCGCCGGAG GTGTTGCAGGATGTTGTGCCAAAACAACTACTGCACCGCTGGATCGAGTAAAGATTTTGCTGCAAGCTCATAACCACCATTACAAACATCTAG GAGTGTTTTCTACATTGTGTGCTGTCCCCAAAAAGGAAGGTTACCTTGGGCTGTATAAAGGAAATGGGGCAATGATGATTAGAATCTTTCCATATGGCGCAATTCAGTTTATGGCATTTGACCAATATAAAAAG GTAATAAAGAAGCAACTTGGGATTTCAGGGCACGTGCATCGATTAATGGCTGGATCCATGGCAG gtATTACAGCAGTGATTTGTACTTACCCTCTTGATATGGTTAGAGTTCGTCTGGCGTTCCAAGTAAAAGGGGAACACAAGTACATGGGAATTATCCATGCATTCAAGATGATTTACacaaag gaagGTGGTTTTAGTGGGTTCTACAGAGGGCTGATGCCAACTGTTGTAGGAATGGCGCCATATGCGG gtttttcattttttaccttTGGTACCTTAAAGAGCATTGGACTTGCTCAAGCACCTAACTTGCTTGGACGGCCTTCATTAGATAATCCCGATGTCTTAGTTTTGAAAACACATGTAAATCTGCTGTGTGGTGGCATAGCTGGAGCAATAGCTCAGACGATATC ATATCCCCTTGATGTAACACGTAGGCGAATGCAGTTAGGAGCGGTTCTCCCAGACTCTGAAAAGTGCct tacAATGGTGCAGACACTGAAATATGTATACCAACAACATGGAATACGAAGAGGATTATACCGTGGTTTATCTCTAAATTATATTCGTTGTATTCCTTCCCAGGCTGTGGCTTTTACCACATATGAACTTATGAAACAATTCTTGCACCTCAACTAA
- the SLC25A16 gene encoding solute carrier family 25 member 16 isoform X2, with the protein MASPAAAGPGAALPPGATRRDFYWLRSFIAGGVAGCCAKTTTAPLDRVKILLQAHNHHYKHLGNKEATWDFRARASINGWIHGSHSAKSSQEKTGKGITAVICTYPLDMVRVRLAFQVKGEHKYMGIIHAFKMIYTKEGGFSGFYRGLMPTVVGMAPYAGFSFFTFGTLKSIGLAQAPNLLGRPSLDNPDVLVLKTHVNLLCGGIAGAIAQTISYPLDVTRRRMQLGAVLPDSEKCLTMVQTLKYVYQQHGIRRGLYRGLSLNYIRCIPSQAVAFTTYELMKQFLHLN; encoded by the exons ATGGCttccccggcggcggcggggcccggcgccGCGCTGCCCCCGGGCGCGACCCGGCGCGATTTCTACTGGCTGCGTTCCTTCATCGCCGGAG GTGTTGCAGGATGTTGTGCCAAAACAACTACTGCACCGCTGGATCGAGTAAAGATTTTGCTGCAAGCTCATAACCACCATTACAAACATCTAG GTAATAAAGAAGCAACTTGGGATTTCAGGGCACGTGCATCGATTAATGGCTGGATCCATGGCAG TCATTCAGCCAAAAGTAGCCAAGAAAAAACAGGGAAAG gtATTACAGCAGTGATTTGTACTTACCCTCTTGATATGGTTAGAGTTCGTCTGGCGTTCCAAGTAAAAGGGGAACACAAGTACATGGGAATTATCCATGCATTCAAGATGATTTACacaaag gaagGTGGTTTTAGTGGGTTCTACAGAGGGCTGATGCCAACTGTTGTAGGAATGGCGCCATATGCGG gtttttcattttttaccttTGGTACCTTAAAGAGCATTGGACTTGCTCAAGCACCTAACTTGCTTGGACGGCCTTCATTAGATAATCCCGATGTCTTAGTTTTGAAAACACATGTAAATCTGCTGTGTGGTGGCATAGCTGGAGCAATAGCTCAGACGATATC ATATCCCCTTGATGTAACACGTAGGCGAATGCAGTTAGGAGCGGTTCTCCCAGACTCTGAAAAGTGCct tacAATGGTGCAGACACTGAAATATGTATACCAACAACATGGAATACGAAGAGGATTATACCGTGGTTTATCTCTAAATTATATTCGTTGTATTCCTTCCCAGGCTGTGGCTTTTACCACATATGAACTTATGAAACAATTCTTGCACCTCAACTAA
- the SLC25A16 gene encoding solute carrier family 25 member 16 isoform X4 produces MAGSMAGITAVICTYPLDMVRVRLAFQVKGEHKYMGIIHAFKMIYTKEGGFSGFYRGLMPTVVGMAPYAGFSFFTFGTLKSIGLAQAPNLLGRPSLDNPDVLVLKTHVNLLCGGIAGAIAQTISYPLDVTRRRMQLGAVLPDSEKCLTMVQTLKYVYQQHGIRRGLYRGLSLNYIRCIPSQAVAFTTYELMKQFLHLN; encoded by the exons ATGGCTGGATCCATGGCAG gtATTACAGCAGTGATTTGTACTTACCCTCTTGATATGGTTAGAGTTCGTCTGGCGTTCCAAGTAAAAGGGGAACACAAGTACATGGGAATTATCCATGCATTCAAGATGATTTACacaaag gaagGTGGTTTTAGTGGGTTCTACAGAGGGCTGATGCCAACTGTTGTAGGAATGGCGCCATATGCGG gtttttcattttttaccttTGGTACCTTAAAGAGCATTGGACTTGCTCAAGCACCTAACTTGCTTGGACGGCCTTCATTAGATAATCCCGATGTCTTAGTTTTGAAAACACATGTAAATCTGCTGTGTGGTGGCATAGCTGGAGCAATAGCTCAGACGATATC ATATCCCCTTGATGTAACACGTAGGCGAATGCAGTTAGGAGCGGTTCTCCCAGACTCTGAAAAGTGCct tacAATGGTGCAGACACTGAAATATGTATACCAACAACATGGAATACGAAGAGGATTATACCGTGGTTTATCTCTAAATTATATTCGTTGTATTCCTTCCCAGGCTGTGGCTTTTACCACATATGAACTTATGAAACAATTCTTGCACCTCAACTAA
- the SLC25A16 gene encoding solute carrier family 25 member 16 isoform X3, giving the protein MMIRIFPYGAIQFMAFDQYKKVIKKQLGISGHVHRLMAGSMAGITAVICTYPLDMVRVRLAFQVKGEHKYMGIIHAFKMIYTKEGGFSGFYRGLMPTVVGMAPYAGFSFFTFGTLKSIGLAQAPNLLGRPSLDNPDVLVLKTHVNLLCGGIAGAIAQTISYPLDVTRRRMQLGAVLPDSEKCLTMVQTLKYVYQQHGIRRGLYRGLSLNYIRCIPSQAVAFTTYELMKQFLHLN; this is encoded by the exons ATGATGATTAGAATCTTTCCATATGGCGCAATTCAGTTTATGGCATTTGACCAATATAAAAAG GTAATAAAGAAGCAACTTGGGATTTCAGGGCACGTGCATCGATTAATGGCTGGATCCATGGCAG gtATTACAGCAGTGATTTGTACTTACCCTCTTGATATGGTTAGAGTTCGTCTGGCGTTCCAAGTAAAAGGGGAACACAAGTACATGGGAATTATCCATGCATTCAAGATGATTTACacaaag gaagGTGGTTTTAGTGGGTTCTACAGAGGGCTGATGCCAACTGTTGTAGGAATGGCGCCATATGCGG gtttttcattttttaccttTGGTACCTTAAAGAGCATTGGACTTGCTCAAGCACCTAACTTGCTTGGACGGCCTTCATTAGATAATCCCGATGTCTTAGTTTTGAAAACACATGTAAATCTGCTGTGTGGTGGCATAGCTGGAGCAATAGCTCAGACGATATC ATATCCCCTTGATGTAACACGTAGGCGAATGCAGTTAGGAGCGGTTCTCCCAGACTCTGAAAAGTGCct tacAATGGTGCAGACACTGAAATATGTATACCAACAACATGGAATACGAAGAGGATTATACCGTGGTTTATCTCTAAATTATATTCGTTGTATTCCTTCCCAGGCTGTGGCTTTTACCACATATGAACTTATGAAACAATTCTTGCACCTCAACTAA